A genomic segment from Peribacillus sp. ACCC06369 encodes:
- a CDS encoding ABC transporter permease, giving the protein MKIRYLVMALIVLSFTSLFIGVKDITPLDLLDLSDDKVQIMLQSRFPRMMAIVIAGVVMSISGLIMQQLSRNKFVSPTTAGTMDSARLGLLLAIIIFPSAALIEKMAFAFIFALAGTFLFMKILDQVKYKDTIFIPLVGLMFGNIVGSISTFFAYKYDLIQSLNTWMNGDFSMIMSGRYELIYVSIPLVILAYFFANKFTVAGMGEEFAINLGLNYKLIVNFGLIIVALSSTVVLLTVGTIPFIGLIVPNIVSLYLGDNLKKSLSHTALLGAVFLLICDILGRIIIYPFEIPIGLVVGVIGSAVFIYLIMRRKAYE; this is encoded by the coding sequence ATGAAGATAAGATATTTAGTCATGGCGTTAATTGTATTATCATTTACGTCATTATTCATTGGTGTAAAAGATATTACCCCCCTGGATTTATTGGATCTAAGTGATGATAAAGTGCAAATCATGCTGCAAAGCCGTTTCCCCAGAATGATGGCCATAGTCATTGCCGGTGTTGTGATGAGTATAAGCGGTCTGATCATGCAGCAATTGAGCCGAAACAAATTTGTATCCCCGACGACTGCCGGTACCATGGATTCTGCAAGGCTTGGACTTCTTCTTGCCATCATCATTTTCCCTTCGGCAGCACTTATAGAGAAAATGGCATTCGCTTTCATATTCGCTTTGGCAGGTACGTTCTTGTTCATGAAAATTCTTGATCAAGTGAAATATAAGGATACGATATTCATTCCACTGGTCGGTTTGATGTTTGGTAATATCGTCGGATCCATCTCGACTTTCTTTGCTTATAAATATGATTTGATTCAAAGCCTTAACACATGGATGAATGGGGATTTCTCGATGATCATGTCGGGAAGGTACGAACTTATATATGTAAGTATCCCTCTAGTCATTCTCGCATACTTCTTTGCCAATAAATTCACTGTGGCAGGGATGGGTGAGGAGTTTGCTATCAATCTAGGACTCAATTATAAACTTATAGTCAATTTTGGGTTGATCATCGTGGCATTATCCTCCACTGTCGTCCTGTTAACGGTGGGAACGATTCCTTTCATAGGATTGATCGTACCAAATATTGTATCCCTTTACCTTGGTGATAATTTGAAAAAGAGTCTTTCTCATACAGCATTGCTAGGGGCAGTATTCCTATTGATCTGCGATATTCTGGGCAGGATCATCATATATCCATTTGAAATCCCGATCGGACTCGTGGTTGGTGTGATAGGAAGCGCCGTATTCATCTATCTGATTATGAGGAGAAAGGCATATGAATAA
- a CDS encoding DUF1450 domain-containing protein yields the protein MNLDEPIMHFAPGNDKIKITNIYSSNESSDMMKNLLSKVFSKKAKIQIEFCQNNLDRFLNEQTVADYGKFLANPRVQYKEYECLSECKLCQKTPYAKVNGQIMSGKDSQELLNQLNDELK from the coding sequence ATGAATTTGGATGAACCAATCATGCATTTCGCTCCAGGAAATGATAAAATCAAAATAACAAATATTTACTCTTCTAATGAAAGTAGCGATATGATGAAAAACTTGCTATCCAAAGTGTTCTCAAAAAAAGCGAAAATCCAGATTGAATTTTGCCAAAATAATCTTGACCGCTTCCTTAATGAACAAACAGTTGCTGATTATGGTAAGTTCTTAGCGAATCCAAGGGTTCAATATAAGGAATATGAATGTTTAAGTGAATGTAAACTTTGTCAGAAAACCCCCTATGCGAAAGTGAACGGCCAGATCATGAGTGGCAAGGATTCACAGGAACTTTTAAATCAGTTGAATGATGAATTGAAATGA
- a CDS encoding M14 family metallocarboxypeptidase produces MKKIIPAIVSVVTLGLVTGFPGQSHIAGAEEFTPYYGNGPSYIQPDNLSHLFPEPNVSFNTPAFKNDKIAFTSQEEMIGHIKSLSHRNKNIQVKTIGKSTEGRDIPMLLFSKDSKKLNKDSHKPLIWIQGQIHGNEPASGESALVLAQWLAEGKLGDVLDKVNVAIVPRVNPDGSYYFKRYTSNDMDANRDYLKVEYPEVQTIHQTIDEYEPEVILDVHEYTVNPAPLKKVGTNGSIASYDLLISSAKNLNIPEQLRKASDELLLPNVFKTLEKEKLSYHDYYTLATSDDGVLTATEGSTEARIGRNALGLKNTMTYLIETRGINIGRTDFKRRVFAQATAQAAFIQTAAEQASKVKKAVKQAETEVVQKGRKANDNDKIVITSENKLVKNQKLTVVDLAKAKMVNASIDWLDSTDAYPTLVRNRPTAYILPPEYKDIAKKLQVLGVEVKKLKKPMKVAVESYRVKDLKVSDELESGHSTREVTTTVTSKKQDFPKGSYVFDMAQPDANFISLALEPEGMDSYVTFNFIPADKGKELPIYRYMQPTRLPTK; encoded by the coding sequence GTGAAAAAAATCATTCCTGCCATCGTATCAGTCGTCACACTAGGTCTTGTCACTGGATTCCCTGGCCAGAGCCACATCGCCGGGGCAGAAGAATTCACCCCTTATTACGGAAATGGTCCAAGCTATATTCAACCTGATAACCTCTCCCACCTTTTCCCTGAACCTAATGTTTCTTTCAACACACCAGCCTTTAAAAATGACAAGATCGCCTTTACGAGCCAAGAAGAAATGATTGGTCATATCAAGTCCCTCTCCCATAGAAACAAGAACATCCAAGTCAAGACGATAGGTAAATCCACAGAAGGACGCGACATCCCGATGCTTCTTTTCAGCAAGGATTCAAAAAAACTGAATAAGGATTCCCATAAACCATTGATTTGGATTCAAGGTCAGATCCATGGCAATGAACCAGCTTCAGGTGAATCAGCATTAGTCCTTGCACAATGGCTGGCTGAGGGCAAGCTTGGTGATGTCCTCGATAAAGTGAATGTTGCCATCGTTCCACGCGTGAATCCTGATGGTTCTTATTATTTCAAACGATATACCTCCAATGACATGGATGCGAATAGGGACTATTTAAAAGTGGAGTATCCTGAAGTCCAGACGATTCATCAGACAATCGATGAGTATGAACCTGAGGTCATTCTTGATGTACATGAATATACAGTGAATCCCGCCCCCCTTAAAAAGGTGGGAACAAATGGATCAATCGCTTCCTATGATTTACTTATCTCCTCGGCCAAGAATTTAAATATTCCCGAACAGCTTCGAAAAGCTTCCGATGAACTGCTTTTACCTAACGTTTTTAAAACATTGGAAAAAGAAAAGCTTTCCTATCACGATTACTATACACTGGCTACATCTGATGATGGAGTCCTTACCGCCACAGAAGGAAGCACAGAAGCCCGGATCGGCCGAAACGCCCTCGGTTTAAAAAATACAATGACCTATTTAATTGAAACAAGGGGAATCAATATCGGCCGTACAGATTTTAAACGACGTGTTTTTGCACAAGCTACAGCACAGGCAGCATTCATCCAAACGGCAGCCGAACAGGCCAGTAAAGTTAAAAAGGCCGTTAAACAGGCAGAAACTGAAGTCGTGCAAAAAGGGCGAAAAGCAAATGATAACGATAAAATTGTCATCACCAGCGAAAATAAATTGGTTAAGAATCAAAAATTGACAGTAGTCGATTTAGCGAAAGCTAAAATGGTCAATGCCTCCATCGATTGGCTGGATTCTACTGACGCCTACCCTACCCTGGTTAGAAATCGTCCGACAGCTTATATCCTTCCACCAGAATATAAAGACATCGCCAAGAAACTTCAGGTATTGGGAGTAGAAGTGAAAAAATTAAAAAAACCTATGAAAGTAGCTGTCGAAAGCTATCGGGTCAAAGATTTAAAAGTTTCAGATGAACTGGAAAGCGGACATTCCACAAGGGAAGTCACGACAACTGTAACTAGCAAAAAACAGGATTTCCCCAAAGGAAGCTATGTATTCGACATGGCCCAGCCTGATGCCAACTTCATCTCCCTTGCCCTCGAACCTGAAGGCATGGATAGCTATGTGACATTCAATTTCATTCCTGCAGACAAAGGGAAAGAACTCCCGATTTACCGTTATATGCAACCAACACGCTTACCCACTAAATAA
- the shc gene encoding squalene--hopene cyclase: MNQHVQLEINRLVHRLKQDQSADGSWNYPFDTGITADAYMIILLKILDMEDAPLIEALVNRIESKQTENGSWKLFHDEKDGNVTVTIEAYYGLLFSGLRNKHDPQMRKAKQFILSKGGIKQAKMLTKMMLTVTGQYQWPRLFPIPLEVVLLPPTFFVSIYDLSVYGRVNMIPLLLLGHKRFQIKTPETPSLKDLYHTREDRSEEHVWEEYRTEEYRSFFSKLQTGVKTLIGYPDYLHSLALDSTKRFMLDRLEPDGTLYNYFGSTFFMIFALLSIGYSKKDPVIQKAVAGLKGMACSVEGHTHIQFTTPHVWNTSLISYALQEAGISSKDLTVKAANQYLLSRQHYMYGDWLIHNPNAIPGGWGFSDLNTMNPDVDDTTASLRALAKQLQAKPDNRDSWQRGVSFTISMQNDDGGFPAFERNNDHKWLHLLPIEGSKYLLTDPSTADLTGRTLEFLGNYTNMKKQEEVSKRAVDWLLEDQKRDGSWYGRWGICYLYGTWSALTGMKAAGQSTEHPSIQKALTWLKKIQNKDGGWGESCYSDIKQRYIPLGESTLTHTAWAVDALISATEKPTAEIEKGIAFLIRAGQQENWTNDYPAGQGMADFLYIHYHSYRYLYPLLALSHYNKKFLNA; encoded by the coding sequence TTGAACCAACATGTACAATTGGAAATCAATCGCCTTGTTCATCGCTTGAAACAAGACCAATCCGCTGATGGTTCGTGGAATTATCCCTTTGACACTGGGATAACGGCAGATGCCTATATGATTATATTATTGAAAATTTTAGATATGGAAGATGCTCCTCTTATAGAGGCTTTAGTAAATAGAATCGAAAGCAAGCAAACGGAAAACGGGTCATGGAAACTATTCCACGACGAGAAGGACGGCAATGTTACGGTTACGATCGAGGCTTACTATGGTCTTCTTTTTAGTGGACTCCGAAATAAGCACGATCCCCAAATGAGGAAAGCCAAACAATTCATTCTTTCCAAGGGTGGAATCAAACAGGCCAAAATGTTAACGAAAATGATGCTTACAGTCACAGGACAATATCAATGGCCACGCCTATTCCCCATTCCTCTCGAAGTCGTCTTACTGCCTCCGACCTTTTTCGTCAGCATATATGATCTTTCGGTATATGGGCGGGTCAACATGATTCCATTGCTTTTACTTGGCCATAAAAGATTTCAGATCAAGACCCCGGAAACTCCCAGTCTAAAAGATTTATATCACACAAGGGAGGATCGTTCCGAAGAACATGTGTGGGAGGAGTATCGTACCGAAGAATATCGTTCCTTCTTCTCCAAACTTCAAACAGGTGTCAAAACGTTAATTGGGTATCCGGATTATTTGCATTCCTTAGCCTTGGATTCAACGAAAAGGTTTATGCTAGACAGGCTGGAACCGGACGGGACACTGTACAATTATTTCGGTTCTACCTTTTTTATGATCTTTGCGCTCCTTTCAATTGGTTATTCGAAAAAGGATCCGGTGATTCAAAAGGCCGTTGCCGGTCTGAAGGGGATGGCTTGCTCCGTTGAAGGCCACACACATATCCAGTTCACAACGCCCCATGTTTGGAATACCTCCTTAATAAGTTACGCCCTTCAAGAAGCGGGCATATCTTCCAAAGACCTAACTGTCAAGGCCGCTAATCAGTACTTACTGTCCCGCCAGCATTATATGTATGGAGATTGGCTGATCCATAATCCTAACGCGATTCCAGGCGGCTGGGGGTTCTCGGATTTGAATACCATGAATCCTGATGTGGATGATACGACTGCCTCACTGCGGGCGCTGGCTAAGCAACTTCAAGCAAAACCCGATAATCGGGACAGCTGGCAGCGCGGTGTCTCCTTCACGATATCCATGCAAAATGATGATGGTGGATTTCCTGCATTCGAACGGAATAACGACCATAAATGGCTGCACCTTCTTCCTATAGAGGGTTCCAAATATCTCCTGACCGACCCTTCTACCGCGGATTTAACAGGGAGAACGCTGGAATTCCTAGGGAACTATACAAATATGAAGAAGCAGGAAGAAGTCAGTAAAAGAGCGGTGGATTGGCTATTGGAGGACCAGAAACGTGATGGATCCTGGTATGGGCGCTGGGGCATCTGCTATCTATATGGCACATGGTCTGCACTGACTGGCATGAAGGCCGCAGGACAATCCACTGAACACCCATCCATCCAAAAAGCCCTAACCTGGTTGAAGAAAATTCAAAATAAAGATGGTGGCTGGGGTGAATCTTGTTACAGTGATATCAAGCAGCGGTATATCCCCCTTGGAGAAAGTACCTTGACACATACAGCTTGGGCTGTGGATGCGTTGATATCGGCAACCGAAAAGCCGACAGCCGAAATTGAAAAGGGCATTGCCTTCCTCATCCGCGCAGGTCAACAAGAAAACTGGACAAATGATTATCCTGCAGGCCAGGGAATGGCAGATTTTTTGTATATCCATTATCATAGCTATCGCTATCTTTATCCCCTTTTGGCCTTAAGTCATTACAATAAAAAATTCCTGAATGCTTAA
- a CDS encoding tetratricopeptide repeat protein, with amino-acid sequence MAMDSLEMALSLRGKKEFEKSNQLLMDLAKQNPGDAVIQYQCAWSLDILGLEVKAVSHYEAALKLGLPEEDAKGAYLGLGSTYRTIGEYEKSRRTFESGLAKFPEDKALLVFRAMAFYNLGQHDLAMESLLKIIAETSNDREIQSYAKAIEFYSDKLDTVFT; translated from the coding sequence ATGGCAATGGATAGTTTAGAAATGGCACTGTCATTAAGAGGCAAGAAAGAATTTGAAAAATCCAATCAATTATTGATGGATCTGGCAAAGCAAAATCCCGGGGATGCAGTCATACAGTATCAGTGTGCCTGGAGTTTGGATATTCTTGGACTAGAGGTAAAGGCGGTGTCCCATTATGAAGCTGCCCTCAAATTAGGTTTGCCGGAGGAGGACGCAAAAGGGGCATATCTGGGGCTGGGGAGCACTTACCGTACCATTGGGGAATATGAAAAATCAAGACGGACATTTGAATCCGGACTGGCTAAGTTTCCGGAGGATAAGGCTTTATTGGTATTCAGGGCCATGGCATTTTATAATTTGGGCCAACATGATCTTGCAATGGAGTCCTTATTGAAAATAATTGCTGAAACCTCCAACGATCGAGAAATACAATCTTATGCGAAGGCCATAGAATTCTATAGTGATAAACTGGATACAGTATTTACGTAA
- a CDS encoding PepSY domain-containing protein, with translation MKKQWSTIKEGIIQRKKVIMTVSVASVLLFGGAAGTAVYAVNKGALSEDEAVKMISEKLGGEVTQFEKDWDQPMTYEMTVKTKEGYQDVDVDAEKGEILSQEMENDDDEDMSTQQAVETAKISMDQAEKIALKEVDGQVTDAELDSENGILVYELEISQGQKEYDVVVDATTGKVLKNQLDD, from the coding sequence ATGAAAAAGCAGTGGAGTACGATAAAAGAAGGTATCATCCAAAGGAAAAAGGTAATCATGACGGTTTCCGTAGCCTCAGTATTGCTTTTTGGCGGTGCTGCTGGAACGGCGGTATATGCGGTCAATAAGGGTGCACTATCCGAGGACGAGGCTGTAAAAATGATTTCAGAAAAACTAGGCGGGGAAGTTACTCAATTTGAAAAGGATTGGGACCAGCCGATGACCTATGAGATGACCGTTAAAACGAAAGAAGGTTATCAAGACGTAGACGTAGATGCTGAAAAAGGAGAGATTCTTTCTCAGGAGATGGAAAACGATGACGATGAGGATATGAGCACACAACAAGCGGTGGAAACTGCAAAAATCAGCATGGATCAAGCTGAAAAGATTGCCTTGAAAGAGGTGGATGGTCAAGTGACTGATGCAGAGCTGGATTCGGAGAATGGCATCCTAGTGTACGAGTTGGAGATAAGCCAAGGACAAAAGGAATATGATGTAGTGGTAGATGCCACCACGGGAAAAGTATTGAAAAACCAGTTGGATGATTAA
- a CDS encoding HAMP domain-containing sensor histidine kinase yields MKIRTKIQSYSSLFLSVMLILLSIIVLLAFLWISVERERDLLEDQASLIAENILSKDLISGDSDLMEPYTPDDGMVRIFGTDGRLVKSFTDEEDLQGMAVKAITEKGFDFTKADGDYVLTYRYPYPEEGKKLGMIEVTQPQDTLLDNLSTLALVLGGASLFVILLSILAGKWLANLILKPISIMSGTMKDIETSGEFKRIPLSDQSKDELQVMGVSFNRMIDRLERNYNQQQQFLSDASHELKTPITVIESYSSLLKRWGMKDEAIQEEAVEAIHHEAIRMKQLTEHLLQSASQTEPSVDMEGKIELISFCEQIAQTFRRTGNREIKIQSEFKEIYATTFSSKLEQVLVILLDNAMKYSESGIQIIITREANEIFIGVKDQGAGISSEHLPHVFERFYRVDSSRARKTGGNGLGLSIARTLVESLGGKLEIQSEVGEGTLVTITLSHQILI; encoded by the coding sequence ATGAAGATTCGGACGAAAATCCAATCGTATTCCAGCCTTTTTTTAAGCGTCATGCTTATATTGTTGAGTATCATCGTTTTACTCGCCTTTCTTTGGATATCGGTTGAAAGGGAACGGGACCTGCTTGAAGATCAAGCTTCATTAATTGCAGAAAATATCCTGTCGAAAGATTTGATTTCAGGTGATTCCGATTTAATGGAGCCGTATACCCCAGACGATGGAATGGTGCGGATATTTGGCACTGATGGGAGATTGGTAAAATCGTTTACTGATGAAGAGGACCTTCAGGGGATGGCGGTTAAAGCCATTACCGAGAAAGGATTCGATTTCACCAAAGCTGACGGGGATTATGTATTGACCTACCGTTACCCTTATCCCGAAGAAGGGAAGAAGTTAGGGATGATCGAGGTCACACAGCCGCAGGATACCCTCCTTGATAATTTATCGACTCTTGCCCTCGTTTTAGGCGGGGCGTCCCTTTTTGTCATTCTTTTATCCATTCTTGCCGGTAAGTGGCTAGCCAATCTAATACTCAAACCCATATCGATCATGAGCGGAACAATGAAGGATATTGAGACAAGTGGAGAATTCAAACGGATACCACTATCAGACCAATCAAAGGACGAGCTTCAGGTTATGGGGGTGTCATTCAACAGGATGATAGATAGGCTGGAGCGGAATTATAACCAACAGCAGCAATTCCTTTCAGATGCTTCACATGAATTGAAAACACCGATTACGGTCATTGAAAGCTACTCTTCTCTATTGAAACGCTGGGGAATGAAGGACGAGGCGATTCAGGAAGAGGCGGTGGAGGCAATCCATCATGAAGCCATCCGGATGAAACAGCTGACGGAACATCTGCTCCAGTCGGCTTCCCAAACGGAACCCTCAGTGGATATGGAAGGAAAGATCGAACTTATTTCGTTTTGTGAACAGATTGCCCAAACATTTAGAAGGACAGGGAATCGAGAAATAAAGATACAATCCGAGTTTAAGGAAATATATGCAACGACCTTTTCCAGCAAGCTTGAACAGGTGCTTGTCATCCTATTGGACAATGCCATGAAATACAGTGAATCGGGTATACAGATCATCATAACACGGGAGGCTAATGAAATTTTCATTGGTGTGAAAGATCAAGGCGCAGGGATATCATCAGAACATCTCCCGCATGTATTTGAACGTTTTTACCGCGTGGATTCATCGAGGGCACGGAAAACGGGAGGCAATGGACTCGGGCTTTCCATCGCCCGGACTCTTGTTGAGTCATTAGGCGGTAAATTGGAAATCCAAAGCGAAGTGGGAGAGGGGACTTTGGTTACTATCACTCTTTCTCATCAAATTCTAATCTAG
- a CDS encoding response regulator transcription factor, with protein sequence MNKRILIIEDEEKIARVLQLELNHEGYLTESAFTGKTGLERAEAEEWDLILLDVMLPELNGIEVLRRYRKKNGSTPVILLTARDAVPDKVNGLDHGANDYVTKPFEIEELLARIRACFRTSVGESQSEGEADELKVHDLQLNLGTRDIHRQGKMIELTSREFDLLVYLLQNKNQVLSRDQILTHVWGYDFAGDTNVVDVYIRYLRKKIDYPFDLQLIHTYRGVGYSLKEPV encoded by the coding sequence ATGAATAAAAGGATTTTAATAATAGAAGATGAAGAAAAAATCGCGAGGGTCCTCCAGCTGGAACTTAATCATGAGGGTTATCTAACCGAATCGGCTTTTACCGGAAAGACAGGTCTGGAAAGGGCAGAAGCCGAAGAGTGGGATTTAATCTTATTGGATGTGATGCTGCCCGAGTTGAATGGCATAGAAGTACTTAGGCGTTACCGGAAAAAGAATGGTTCAACCCCAGTCATCCTTCTAACTGCAAGGGATGCTGTGCCAGACAAGGTGAATGGGCTGGACCATGGTGCGAATGATTATGTAACGAAACCGTTTGAAATCGAAGAGCTGCTGGCACGGATCCGTGCTTGTTTTCGTACGAGTGTAGGGGAAAGCCAATCAGAAGGGGAAGCGGATGAACTAAAGGTCCATGATCTTCAATTGAACCTTGGTACAAGGGACATTCACAGGCAAGGCAAAATGATTGAGCTGACTTCCCGCGAGTTCGATTTGCTGGTTTATCTTTTGCAAAATAAGAATCAAGTGCTTTCAAGGGATCAAATCCTGACACATGTTTGGGGATATGACTTTGCAGGGGATACGAATGTGGTTGATGTGTATATCCGTTATTTACGTAAAAAAATAGATTACCCCTTTGATTTGCAGCTCATACATACTTACCGCGGGGTAGGTTACAGCTTGAAGGAGCCTGTATGA
- the msrA gene encoding peptide-methionine (S)-S-oxide reductase MsrA has protein sequence MQKATFAGGCFWCMVTPFEEQPGIGGIVSGYTGGQVENPTYEEVKTGTTGHYEVVEITFDPLLFPYERLLELYWQQIDPTDDGGQFHDRGSQYRTAIFYHDEVQEKLALEAKEKVAASGKFQKPIVTEILPAQTFYPAEEYHQGYHKKNKEDYKADRAKSGRDEFIDQHWIAE, from the coding sequence ATGCAAAAAGCTACATTTGCTGGAGGCTGTTTTTGGTGCATGGTGACACCATTTGAAGAACAACCAGGGATTGGGGGAATCGTATCCGGTTATACAGGAGGACAGGTCGAAAACCCGACTTACGAGGAAGTGAAGACGGGCACTACGGGACATTATGAAGTCGTTGAAATCACTTTCGACCCTCTGTTATTTCCTTATGAAAGACTGCTGGAACTATATTGGCAGCAAATCGATCCAACCGACGATGGTGGTCAATTCCATGACAGGGGAAGCCAGTATCGAACAGCCATCTTCTATCATGATGAAGTTCAAGAGAAACTGGCTCTTGAGGCAAAAGAAAAGGTAGCAGCCAGCGGGAAGTTCCAGAAACCCATCGTAACGGAAATCCTTCCGGCCCAAACTTTTTATCCTGCCGAAGAATACCATCAAGGCTACCATAAAAAAAACAAAGAAGATTATAAAGCGGACCGTGCGAAATCAGGACGCGATGAATTCATTGATCAACATTGGATTGCTGAATAA
- a CDS encoding response regulator transcription factor: MIRIVIAEDQRMLLGALGSILDLEEDMEVVGKASNGEEAMNLVNRLKPDICITDIEMPVKTGLDVAEEIKDQGHQCKVIILTTFARPGYFERARKAEVGGYLLKDSPSEELANSIRVIMDGRRIYAPELVDMAFEEENPLTERESQVLELIADGKTTKEIASQLYLTNGTVRNYISVILDKLEVSNRVEAIVRFKEKGWSKD, translated from the coding sequence TTGATTCGAATCGTAATCGCTGAAGATCAGCGGATGCTGCTTGGTGCGCTAGGTTCTATCCTTGATTTGGAAGAGGATATGGAAGTTGTCGGAAAAGCGAGCAATGGGGAAGAAGCAATGAATCTTGTCAATCGTTTAAAGCCGGATATCTGCATTACGGATATTGAAATGCCAGTCAAAACCGGGCTCGATGTAGCGGAAGAGATCAAGGATCAGGGCCACCAATGCAAAGTCATCATTTTAACCACTTTTGCACGCCCTGGGTATTTTGAAAGAGCTAGAAAGGCCGAGGTAGGTGGATATCTGCTGAAGGATAGTCCAAGTGAGGAACTCGCAAACTCGATTCGTGTCATCATGGATGGTCGGCGAATTTATGCTCCTGAGCTGGTGGATATGGCTTTTGAAGAAGAAAACCCTTTGACTGAACGAGAGAGCCAAGTGCTTGAATTGATTGCAGATGGCAAGACAACAAAGGAAATCGCCAGCCAGCTTTATCTGACCAATGGAACGGTTCGTAATTATATTTCGGTCATTCTTGATAAATTGGAGGTAAGCAATCGCGTTGAAGCTATTGTAAGATTCAAGGAAAAGGGCTGGTCGAAAGATTAA
- a CDS encoding sensor histidine kinase: MQSWYHIFPKNTGLSPYVWIIFCILPFYFIFKSSSMLEIVFGIVMIILFFISYGLSFVSKGWPVYVWTAIQIVISISMTIFFSYIYFSLFLAFFIGNVQNKVGFFVLYSIQLLATIVSVNIGFIMKDPTFFSQFPFMLICVVGVILLPFNTYNRNKRDRLEEQLEDANKRISELGKMEERQRIARDLHDTLGQKLSLIGLKSDLAGKLIDLNPDSAKKEIKDIRQTARTALKEVREMVSEMRGAKLSDEIIRVKQILKAAEIDFNLEGTAELQDTPLLVETVLSMCLKEAVTNIVKHSRADSCNIVIEELQTGVTIKVQDNGVGLSHKSEFYKGNGLQGMKERLEFVNGSLDIKSTEGTTLYIRVPNAIKNNG; this comes from the coding sequence ATGCAAAGTTGGTATCATATCTTTCCCAAGAACACAGGGCTGAGCCCTTATGTCTGGATCATTTTTTGTATCTTACCTTTTTATTTCATTTTCAAATCTTCTTCGATGTTGGAGATTGTCTTTGGAATCGTCATGATCATTTTGTTTTTCATATCATATGGTCTCTCATTCGTTTCGAAGGGATGGCCCGTATACGTATGGACGGCGATACAAATAGTCATATCCATATCCATGACCATATTTTTCAGCTACATTTACTTTTCGCTTTTCTTAGCATTCTTTATTGGGAATGTTCAAAATAAGGTCGGATTTTTCGTATTGTATTCGATTCAGCTATTAGCTACCATCGTGTCTGTCAATATTGGATTCATCATGAAGGATCCTACCTTCTTTTCGCAATTTCCCTTTATGCTCATTTGTGTAGTGGGCGTGATCCTTCTCCCATTCAACACATATAATCGGAATAAACGGGATAGGCTTGAAGAACAATTGGAAGATGCTAATAAAAGAATATCCGAGCTTGGCAAAATGGAAGAACGTCAGCGGATTGCCCGTGACTTACATGATACACTTGGACAAAAACTTTCTTTGATTGGCTTGAAAAGTGACCTTGCAGGGAAATTGATTGATTTAAATCCGGATTCGGCTAAGAAGGAAATCAAGGATATCCGTCAAACGGCGAGGACGGCACTCAAGGAAGTGCGGGAAATGGTGTCGGAAATGCGTGGGGCCAAATTAAGTGATGAAATCATCCGGGTCAAGCAAATATTGAAAGCGGCAGAGATAGATTTCAATTTGGAAGGCACTGCGGAATTGCAAGATACCCCATTGCTTGTTGAAACGGTTTTAAGCATGTGCTTGAAAGAAGCTGTGACCAATATCGTCAAACATAGCCGGGCCGACTCCTGTAATATTGTCATCGAGGAATTACAGACTGGAGTGACGATCAAAGTCCAGGATAATGGAGTGGGGCTTTCACATAAATCAGAGTTTTATAAAGGCAATGGACTTCAAGGTATGAAAGAAAGGCTTGAATTCGTTAATGGCAGCCTGGATATTAAATCAACTGAGGGAACTACACTTTATATAAGGGTTCCGAATGCTATAAAAAATAATGGATAG